The Syntrophorhabdales bacterium sequence ATGACGCACGCTTCGCCAGCGAGTAACGGATATTCTTTGCTGCCCAGTCGTTTTTCGTGATGTTCTCTGGTCAAATAGTCAAGGCCTGATTCTGCCTTCCTTCCGTGCAGTTTTTTCGGCATGCTGATCACGTTGCCGCCAGGCACGTCGATGTTGCCGGTGATGGCAGCGAGAATGGTGAGGGCGCGCGTTGTGGAGATGGTATCGGCGTTTTGATCTATGGAGAGACACTCCGTGATTGAAGCCGGCTTTGTCGTCGCGTACAACCTGGCCGCTTCCCTGATGAGATGCTCTGGGACCCACGTGATCTGCGCCACTCGTTCCGGAGGATACTCGCTTACCCGTTTTTTAAACTGATCCCATCCGGAGCACCAGCGCTCAACAAATTTCCTGTCGTAGAGCCCCTCTTCGATAATGACGTGGAGCATGCCGAGAGCGAGAGCTGCATCGGTCCCGGGCCGTAGCTGGAGCCACAGATCTGCTTTTGAGGCTGTCTCACAGAGCAGAGGGTCCACTACAATCATCTTGGCTCCCTGCGAGCGTGCATCCATCATGCCTACAGCTTTGACCGGCCACGTCGCTGTGGGATTGACACCCCATACGAGGAGGCACTTCGAGCCTTCGTAGTAGGGATTCTCGAGCGCAGGGGTTCCAAGCGTGAGTATGCCCGCGGTCATTCTCGGGAACCAGCACTGGGCGATGCCCGGCCCCATACACTGTTTGCCGTATGCGTTGGCAAAGCGCGAGAAGTAACCGACCCATCCGCGGTTTGTGCCTGTGGCGAGCAGGACGCTGTTAGGGCCATACGTCTTTTCAACCGACCTCAAGTTCTTGACGATGCTATCGTACGCTTCGTCCCAGGAGATTCTTTCCCATTTGCCTTCGCCACGCTCTCCTGCTCTCTTCATGGGGTAGAGCAGGCGATCGGGATGATAGAGTATGCCCTTTGATGCAAGGCCTTTGGCGCAGAGCGTGCCTTTCGTCACGGGCGAGCTCGTATCGCCCTCTACGAGCACTACGCTTCCATCTTTCACGTGGACACGCGCATCGCATCCCTGGTTGCAGATGAAACATTCAGTCTTGTAGGCTGTTGTTCCGCGCAGGTGGTCCTGTTTCACCGTCTCAATTGCATCCTGTCTGCGCTTCGCCGCGTGCCTGACCGGTTCAATCGGCTCAAGTCGTTCACCCAGCAATTCTCGGGCGAATCTTTGCCGTCTGCACGCAGGGCAGAGGAGCCGGAAGACACGCTCGGCCATGCCTTTCTCTTTTGCAATCGATGCTATTTTCTCGAATGTCCGGAGAGGGAGTACGGGCTTTCCACAGAGCTGACAGGAACCTTGCTGCATAACGAGGGGTCTTGCTCCTCGGAGTAGTTAGCTGTGATGTACCTGCAACGTTACCAGAAGGGGACTCGGAGTGTCAAGATATATCCGGTTTTTATGAATCGAGAGTCCGAGAATTGTGTTGACACCCCCCGCCGCGCGATATAGATTTGCTCAAGTATTCCGCTGTTCGTTGCACTCGGCGAAGAGAGAAATTTTGAAATGTGGATGAATAGAGCCCTCTTTCTGCTGATTCTGCTGTTGATGGTCGGATGTGCTAAGGTAGGGCCGAACTATACGCGGCCTGAGACAGCCGTGTTGCCGAACTGGATAGAGGCCGGCGACAAACGTCTTACGAATGAGCCTGCAGATTATCGCTCGTGGTGGAAGGTATTCAATGATCCTGTGCTCGACCGGCTCATCGACACGGCGTACCGGCAGAACCTGCCTCTGAGGGTGGCCGGTATCAGAGTGCTCGAAGCCCGTGCGCAGCTCGGGATTGCCGTCGGTTCACTCTATCCCCAGACGCAGCAGGGTATCGGGTCGCTTCAGTACAATCGATTGAGTGAGCATTCCACGCTCGCCGCCTTCTCGAGCCAGCTCGAGAGCTACTGGCAGGATCAGATCGGTGTGACAGCCTCGTGGGAGATTGATTTCTGGGGAAGGTTCAGGAGGGCTATTGAATCGGCTGACGCGACATTGCTTGCGAGCGTTGCCGATTACGACAATACGCTGGTGAGCCTTGTTTCGGATGTGGCAACCAACTATATCGCGATAAAGACGCTCGAAAAAAGGATCGACATAGCGAAGGAAAACAGTGTTATCCAACGTGAGAACCTTGAATTAGCCGAAGCCAAGTACACATACGGTACAGCCTCGCAGAGGGACGTTCAGCAAGCGAAGACGATCCTCATGAATACGGAGGCCGCTGTGCCCGCCCTCCAGATACAGCTCGAACAGACGAAGCATGCTGTCAGCACGTTGCTCGGCCTTCCGCCGGGGGGCCTCGCAGAGATCCTGGCTGGCTCTCCGGGGATACCCGTTCCTCCTCCGCAGGTAGCGCTGGGGATCCCTGCGGATCTACTGCGGCGGCGGCCCGACGTGCGCAGGGCAGAATACCAGGCGATGGCTCAAGCTTCACAGATCGGTGTGGCCAAGGCCGACCTCTATCCTGCTTTCTCACTGACAGGAACGTTCAGTCTCATCTCAACGGACTTAGGCAACTCGACACTGGCCGACATGGTGAACTGGCACAGCAGAAATGTCGTTGCGGGTCCTGGGTTCACATGGAATCTTTTTAACTACGGCCGGTTCACGAATAACGTACGGTTGCAGGACGCGAAGTTTCAGGAGCTTCTCACGGCGTACCAGAACGTTGTGCTTCAGGCGCAGCAGAATGTGGAAG is a genomic window containing:
- a CDS encoding molybdopterin-dependent oxidoreductase, which produces MAERVFRLLCPACRRQRFARELLGERLEPIEPVRHAAKRRQDAIETVKQDHLRGTTAYKTECFICNQGCDARVHVKDGSVVLVEGDTSSPVTKGTLCAKGLASKGILYHPDRLLYPMKRAGERGEGKWERISWDEAYDSIVKNLRSVEKTYGPNSVLLATGTNRGWVGYFSRFANAYGKQCMGPGIAQCWFPRMTAGILTLGTPALENPYYEGSKCLLVWGVNPTATWPVKAVGMMDARSQGAKMIVVDPLLCETASKADLWLQLRPGTDAALALGMLHVIIEEGLYDRKFVERWCSGWDQFKKRVSEYPPERVAQITWVPEHLIREAARLYATTKPASITECLSIDQNADTISTTRALTILAAITGNIDVPGGNVISMPKKLHGRKAESGLDYLTREHHEKRLGSKEYPLLAGEACVMPSPSAHNHTVWQAVLTGKPYPVRAVYCHGNNMLVAYPNTPMVAEALMSLDFFVVADLFMTETARIADILLPCGSWMERGGVACHDQTSFNGIHLQQKVVQLGECRTDYTVLNELAAKLGFGERMFPSDDAYFDFLLQPSGVTYQEFKKKGRITIPDAFKKYEAKGFNTPSGKVQLYDPRLEEMGFDPLPGFREPTESPVSTPELAREYPLIFTTGGRAPVFRHSELRNIPALREIVPELLATINPETARRLSIADGDAIIIESPRGQMEARASLTEGIDPRVIQVASHWPGKNNVNLLTDNKTCAPIIGSAQLRCQLCRIRRKEEGPLG
- a CDS encoding efflux transporter outer membrane subunit, which gives rise to MWMNRALFLLILLLMVGCAKVGPNYTRPETAVLPNWIEAGDKRLTNEPADYRSWWKVFNDPVLDRLIDTAYRQNLPLRVAGIRVLEARAQLGIAVGSLYPQTQQGIGSLQYNRLSEHSTLAAFSSQLESYWQDQIGVTASWEIDFWGRFRRAIESADATLLASVADYDNTLVSLVSDVATNYIAIKTLEKRIDIAKENSVIQRENLELAEAKYTYGTASQRDVQQAKTILMNTEAAVPALQIQLEQTKHAVSTLLGLPPGGLAEILAGSPGIPVPPPQVALGIPADLLRRRPDVRRAEYQAMAQASQIGVAKADLYPAFSLTGTFSLISTDLGNSTLADMVNWHSRNVVAGPGFTWNLFNYGRFTNNVRLQDAKFQELLTAYQNVVLQAQQNVEDGLVGFLKSQERAEMLAESTDAARQALDLAVEQYRGGITDFTTVITSEQSLLSAQDTFVSNLGSVASNLVAIYRGLGGGWQIREGMDLVPPEIKEAMTKRTNWGNLLEPAAYMPPASEEPRSLIRSPDW